The Bacillota bacterium genome has a window encoding:
- the ilvN gene encoding acetolactate synthase small subunit has protein sequence MRHTLAVLVENNPGVLARVAGLFSRRGFNIDSLAVGRTENPVVSRMTIVVEGDDRVLEQVIKQLRKLVEVLKVQDVTKEEHVDRELALLKVSADPSRRAEVIQIVEIFRAHIVDIGRKTMIVEVTGDEGKVNALENALKPFGVKELVRTGKVAMLRGTKDITMNGKEAAE, from the coding sequence ATGCGCCATACGTTAGCCGTCCTTGTGGAAAACAACCCCGGGGTTCTGGCCCGGGTGGCGGGGCTTTTCAGCCGCCGCGGGTTTAATATCGACAGCCTTGCGGTGGGCCGTACGGAAAACCCTGTGGTTTCCCGGATGACCATTGTGGTTGAAGGAGACGACCGGGTGCTCGAGCAGGTCATCAAACAGCTCCGGAAACTGGTCGAGGTGTTAAAGGTGCAGGATGTCACCAAGGAGGAGCATGTCGACCGGGAACTTGCGCTGCTCAAGGTGAGCGCGGACCCGTCGAGGCGGGCGGAGGTAATTCAGATTGTGGAAATCTTCCGGGCGCATATTGTGGATATAGGGCGGAAGACGATGATCGTGGAGGTAACGGGTGACGAAGGCAAGGTAAACGCCCTGGAGAACGCGCTTAAACCTTTCGGGGTTAAAGAACTGGTTCGCACAGGAAAGGTGGCCATGCTCCGGGGTACTAAGGATATTACTATGAATGGCAAGGAGGCGGCGGA
- the ilvB gene encoding biosynthetic-type acetolactate synthase large subunit has product MKKKVSGGDILIKSLKREGAEVIFGYPGGSVLPIYDALYDADIRHILMRHEQAAAHAADGYARATGRPGVCMATSGPGATNLVTGIATAFMDSSPLVAFTGQVPTALIGRDSFQEADITGVTLPVTKHNFLVKDVRDLTRTVKEAFYIAKTGRPGPVLVDIPKDVSGGMAEYLEPGPVDLPGYKPVVNPDPAAVLAAAGLIASARRPVIYAGGGVVISGAHGELRQLAELIMAPVTTTLMGIGGFPGNHPLSLGMLGMHGTRYANYAICECDVLIAVGARFDDRVTGKVETFAPEAKIIHIDIDEAEVSKNVRVDVPVTGDVRVVLQKLLEVLKGASHPAWVDKINTWKKEYPLQFDDNGLKPQYVIKEIDRLTGGKARITTEVGQNQMWAAQFYTYTRPRSFISSGGLGTMGFGFPAAIGVQVACPEETVFDIAGDGSIQMNIQELATVVSNDLPVNVAIMNNGFLGMVRQWQELFYKRRYSYTEIYGPDFVKVAEAYGAEGIRVTKPAEVGTALEQAIASSRPVFLDFVIEREENVMPMVPPGESLEKMLG; this is encoded by the coding sequence TTGAAAAAAAAGGTTTCCGGGGGAGACATACTGATTAAAAGTCTGAAAAGAGAGGGAGCCGAAGTCATCTTCGGTTATCCGGGCGGGTCGGTGCTGCCGATCTACGATGCGCTTTACGATGCAGACATCCGGCACATCCTGATGCGCCACGAGCAGGCGGCGGCCCATGCCGCCGACGGTTACGCCCGCGCTACCGGACGACCCGGGGTGTGCATGGCTACTTCCGGACCGGGGGCAACAAACCTGGTGACCGGAATCGCCACGGCTTTTATGGACTCAAGCCCCCTCGTGGCGTTCACCGGACAAGTACCTACCGCCCTCATCGGTCGTGATTCGTTTCAGGAAGCTGATATCACCGGCGTTACGCTGCCGGTGACGAAACATAACTTTTTGGTTAAGGATGTCCGGGATCTTACCCGGACTGTAAAAGAAGCCTTTTATATCGCCAAAACCGGCCGCCCCGGCCCTGTTCTCGTGGACATCCCAAAAGATGTGTCGGGTGGGATGGCCGAGTATTTGGAACCCGGTCCCGTCGACCTGCCGGGATATAAACCGGTGGTCAACCCGGATCCCGCCGCGGTGCTCGCGGCCGCCGGCCTTATCGCTTCCGCCCGGCGGCCGGTGATCTACGCCGGCGGCGGGGTGGTTATTTCAGGCGCTCACGGGGAATTGCGGCAGCTTGCGGAATTGATAATGGCCCCGGTGACTACGACGCTGATGGGTATCGGCGGCTTCCCCGGAAATCACCCGCTTTCGCTCGGAATGCTGGGGATGCACGGGACGCGCTACGCCAACTACGCCATTTGCGAGTGTGATGTCCTGATTGCGGTGGGTGCGCGGTTTGACGACCGGGTAACCGGCAAGGTGGAGACCTTTGCGCCTGAGGCAAAGATAATTCATATCGATATCGACGAGGCCGAGGTTTCGAAAAACGTCCGGGTCGACGTGCCGGTTACGGGGGACGTCCGGGTGGTGCTGCAGAAGCTGCTGGAGGTACTCAAGGGCGCGTCACACCCGGCATGGGTGGACAAGATAAACACCTGGAAAAAGGAGTACCCGCTTCAGTTTGACGATAACGGGTTGAAACCGCAGTACGTCATTAAGGAAATCGACCGGTTGACCGGTGGCAAAGCCCGGATCACCACCGAGGTGGGGCAGAACCAGATGTGGGCGGCGCAGTTTTATACCTATACGCGGCCTCGCTCGTTTATTTCCTCGGGCGGCTTGGGAACGATGGGTTTCGGGTTCCCCGCCGCCATAGGGGTGCAGGTGGCCTGTCCGGAGGAAACGGTTTTTGATATCGCCGGCGACGGTTCGATCCAGATGAACATCCAGGAGCTGGCTACGGTTGTGAGCAACGACCTGCCGGTGAACGTCGCCATTATGAACAACGGGTTCCTGGGGATGGTGCGTCAGTGGCAGGAGCTGTTTTACAAACGCCGGTATTCATATACCGAAATCTACGGCCCGGATTTCGTCAAGGTGGCCGAGGCCTACGGCGCGGAAGGAATCCGGGTGACCAAACCGGCGGAGGTGGGGACGGCGCTCGAACAGGCGATCGCTTCTTCAAGGCCGGTGTTCCTTGATTTCGTAATCGAACGTGAGGAAAACGTGATGCCGATGGTTCCGCCCGGTGAGTCCCTGGAAAAGATGTTGGGTTAA
- the ilvD gene encoding dihydroxy-acid dehydratase, whose amino-acid sequence MRSDTVKKGLEKAPHRSLFKALGFTETEFDRPIIGVVNSFNEIIPGHIHLRDISEAVKAGVRMAGGVPVEFPTIGICDGIAMNHRGMKYSLASRELIADSVEVMVEAHAFDGLVFVTACDKIVPGMMIAAARLNIPAIVVSGGPMLPGRFQGRKVTVTSVFEAVGKVKTGSMTAAELAELEEVACPGCGSCAGMFTANSMNCLTEALGMALPGNGTILAVSAARRRLAKMSGMRAVEMVKENLTPSQIFTPAAVRNAFTVDMALGCSTNTILHLTAIAYEAGVEIDLREINEISSKTPNLCRLDPAGPFFLQDLDEAGGIPAVMNVLTGAGLINTEALTVTGRKVEDNINGRAVRRPEVIRAISEAYSPTGGLAVLFGNLAPEGAVVKQAAVAPEMLRHKGPARVFDSEEDAVQAIMNGAFEKGDVLVVRYEGPRGGPGMREMLTATATLAGLGRDKDVALLTDGRFSGASRGAAIGHISPEAAAAGTIAALRNGDMIEIDIPGRRLEVQLDGSEINARLATLPSREPKISHGYLGRYAGMVSSASKGAVFPSRG is encoded by the coding sequence TTGCGTAGCGACACGGTAAAGAAAGGGCTTGAAAAGGCGCCGCACCGCTCGCTTTTTAAGGCGCTCGGCTTTACGGAAACGGAGTTTGATCGTCCGATCATCGGCGTGGTCAATTCCTTTAACGAGATAATCCCCGGGCATATTCATCTCAGGGATATTAGTGAAGCGGTAAAAGCCGGGGTGCGCATGGCCGGGGGGGTGCCGGTCGAGTTCCCGACCATCGGGATTTGTGACGGGATTGCGATGAACCACCGCGGCATGAAGTATTCGCTGGCCTCCCGCGAGCTTATCGCCGACAGCGTGGAGGTGATGGTTGAGGCCCATGCCTTCGACGGTCTTGTTTTTGTAACGGCTTGCGACAAGATTGTTCCTGGAATGATGATCGCCGCGGCGAGGCTGAACATCCCGGCGATTGTGGTCAGTGGCGGTCCGATGCTTCCCGGGCGCTTTCAGGGACGCAAGGTTACTGTAACCAGCGTATTCGAAGCCGTCGGAAAGGTCAAGACAGGTTCGATGACCGCGGCGGAGCTTGCGGAACTCGAAGAGGTCGCGTGCCCCGGATGCGGCTCGTGTGCCGGAATGTTTACCGCCAACTCGATGAACTGTCTGACCGAGGCCCTCGGCATGGCGCTCCCCGGCAACGGAACGATTCTCGCCGTCAGTGCGGCGCGGCGCCGCCTGGCTAAAATGTCGGGAATGCGGGCGGTGGAGATGGTTAAAGAAAACCTCACTCCTTCGCAGATATTTACACCCGCCGCCGTTAGAAACGCTTTCACGGTCGACATGGCGCTCGGCTGCTCGACGAACACCATCCTTCACCTTACGGCGATCGCTTATGAGGCCGGCGTGGAGATCGACCTCCGGGAGATAAATGAGATCAGCAGTAAAACACCGAATCTCTGCCGCCTGGACCCGGCAGGACCTTTTTTCCTTCAGGACCTGGACGAGGCCGGGGGCATTCCCGCCGTTATGAACGTATTGACCGGCGCCGGGTTGATTAATACCGAAGCTCTGACGGTTACGGGGCGGAAGGTGGAAGATAATATAAACGGGCGTGCGGTTCGCCGTCCGGAGGTAATAAGGGCGATTTCCGAAGCTTACAGTCCCACAGGCGGGCTCGCGGTCCTTTTCGGCAACCTGGCGCCGGAGGGCGCGGTGGTCAAACAAGCGGCGGTAGCGCCGGAGATGCTGCGGCACAAGGGGCCGGCGCGTGTTTTTGACAGCGAGGAGGACGCGGTGCAGGCGATTATGAACGGCGCGTTCGAGAAGGGGGACGTTCTTGTAGTCCGCTATGAAGGGCCGCGCGGCGGCCCGGGGATGCGGGAGATGCTGACCGCGACCGCTACGCTGGCGGGGCTCGGCCGGGATAAGGACGTGGCGCTCCTCACCGACGGGCGTTTTTCGGGCGCTTCCCGCGGGGCGGCCATCGGGCACATCTCGCCCGAAGCGGCGGCGGCGGGGACGATCGCGGCGCTGCGCAACGGTGATATGATCGAGATAGATATTCCCGGGCGGCGGCTTGAAGTGCAGTTGGACGGGAGTGAAATCAACGCGAGGCTTGCGACCCTGCCGTCCCGGGAGCCCAAGATTTCACACGGTTACCTGGGCCGCTATGCGGGCATGGTCTCTTCGGCCAGCAAAGGGGCGGTCTTTCCTTCGCGGGGTTGA
- the ilvE gene encoding branched-chain-amino-acid transaminase — protein sequence MGLLIYMDGDFVPEEKAAVSVFDHGLLYGDGVFEGIRAYHGRVFKLQAHLNRLYESAKSILLEIPLDRKQMQEVVLESCRRNNIRDGYIRLVVTRGKGDLGLDPNKCSKPTVFCIAATIQLYPQELYEKGLDVVTVSTRRNIPEALNPRIKSLNYLNNILAKIESHLTGAQEAIMLTTDGYVAEASADNIFIVKNGTLITPPLFLGALEGITRNTVLDLAREKGIAVEEKVFTRHDIFIADECFLTGTGAEVIPVVKVDARPIGDGHPGPVTWELIRAFRELTKVEGPEIFRDGK from the coding sequence ATGGGGCTCTTAATCTACATGGACGGCGATTTCGTTCCGGAAGAAAAGGCTGCGGTATCCGTCTTCGACCACGGTTTGTTGTACGGAGACGGCGTTTTCGAAGGCATCAGGGCTTACCACGGCAGGGTCTTCAAGTTGCAGGCGCATCTCAACCGGCTCTACGAGTCCGCCAAGTCCATTCTGCTTGAGATCCCGCTTGATAGAAAACAGATGCAGGAGGTCGTTCTGGAGTCGTGCCGCCGGAACAACATCCGGGACGGGTACATCAGGCTCGTGGTGACGCGGGGGAAGGGCGATCTCGGACTTGACCCGAATAAGTGTTCAAAACCCACGGTTTTCTGCATCGCGGCTACGATACAACTTTACCCGCAGGAACTGTACGAGAAGGGCCTGGATGTCGTCACGGTTTCCACCCGGCGTAACATTCCGGAAGCGCTGAACCCGCGTATTAAATCGCTCAACTACTTGAACAACATATTGGCTAAGATCGAATCGCATCTAACCGGGGCCCAGGAAGCGATCATGCTCACCACCGACGGGTATGTGGCCGAGGCTTCGGCGGACAATATCTTTATTGTCAAAAACGGGACGCTGATCACGCCGCCGCTGTTTTTGGGCGCCCTGGAGGGCATAACCCGAAACACGGTGCTGGACCTGGCGCGCGAAAAAGGGATTGCAGTAGAGGAAAAGGTTTTTACCAGGCATGACATCTTTATCGCCGACGAGTGCTTCCTGACGGGCACCGGCGCCGAAGTCATTCCCGTGGTCAAGGTGGACGCGCGGCCCATCGGCGACGGTCACCCGGGACCGGTAACCTGGGAATTAATCCGGGCGTTCCGGGAACTGACAAAGGTTGAAGGACCGGAGATCTTTCGGGATGGGAAGTAA
- a CDS encoding endonuclease/exonuclease/phosphatase family protein, with protein sequence MLKVLTYNIRHGKGLDDKVSLGRVAAVIAASGADLAALQEVDGYTPRSGFRCQAVTLGRRLKMRSFYGATLKAAGLPVFGNAILSGLPVRGFKRWVLPGKGEQRGLTEVTIADAGTQWSFLTTHLGLSVEARVMQVGMITEVLDGISRPFILTGDFNCLHDAEELAPLYTRLRDAALEADRTFATFPAGKPEERIDFVFVSPHWVVHGVKRIDSEASDHLPVLAILELLGT encoded by the coding sequence GTGCTTAAGGTATTGACTTACAACATTCGGCACGGAAAAGGGCTGGACGACAAAGTTTCCCTCGGCCGGGTAGCCGCCGTGATTGCGGCTTCCGGCGCCGACCTTGCGGCGCTCCAGGAGGTCGACGGGTATACACCGCGCAGCGGTTTCCGCTGTCAGGCGGTTACCCTCGGGCGGCGTCTTAAAATGAGGTCTTTTTACGGTGCGACGTTAAAGGCCGCGGGGCTGCCGGTTTTCGGTAACGCGATCCTGAGCGGGCTGCCGGTGCGGGGGTTTAAACGCTGGGTTTTACCGGGGAAGGGCGAGCAGAGGGGATTGACGGAGGTAACGATAGCCGATGCCGGCACGCAGTGGAGTTTTCTGACCACACACCTCGGTCTCAGCGTTGAAGCGCGCGTTATGCAGGTGGGAATGATAACCGAGGTTTTAGATGGGATATCCCGTCCGTTTATCCTTACCGGGGATTTCAACTGTTTGCATGACGCAGAGGAGCTGGCGCCTCTTTATACCCGCCTCAGGGACGCGGCGCTGGAAGCAGACCGGACGTTTGCCACCTTTCCGGCAGGGAAACCCGAAGAGAGGATCGATTTTGTTTTCGTGTCGCCGCACTGGGTGGTGCACGGCGTAAAAAGAATCGACAGCGAGGCTTCGGACCACCTGCCGGTCCTGGCCATACTTGAACTCCTAGGGACATAG
- a CDS encoding DNA-3-methyladenine glycosylase — MKLPREFYCRDTLTVARELLGMHLVHDSVEGRTTGKIVEVEAYKGPGDAAAHSYRGIRSSRTRIQYGPGGYAYIFIIYGMYYCFNIVASVEERPEVVLVRALEPVEGIDLMKERRKTERIVNLCNGPGKLCAAMGITAGHYGADLCGAELYLTTGEDVDDAAVEATTRINIDYAGEARNYPWRYIIKGSRFVSKP, encoded by the coding sequence ATGAAACTGCCACGCGAGTTTTACTGCCGCGATACCCTGACCGTGGCCAGGGAGTTGCTCGGGATGCATCTGGTACACGACTCGGTTGAGGGAAGAACCACGGGCAAGATAGTCGAGGTGGAAGCTTACAAGGGTCCCGGAGATGCCGCCGCACACTCTTACAGGGGTATACGCTCCTCGCGAACGCGGATCCAATACGGCCCGGGGGGATACGCTTATATTTTTATTATTTATGGGATGTATTACTGTTTTAATATCGTCGCCAGCGTTGAGGAAAGACCCGAGGTGGTACTGGTCCGGGCCCTGGAGCCCGTTGAAGGCATCGATTTAATGAAGGAACGACGCAAGACCGAAAGGATCGTAAACCTGTGCAACGGACCGGGTAAACTTTGCGCGGCCATGGGCATCACAGCCGGGCATTATGGGGCCGACCTCTGCGGCGCCGAACTGTATTTAACAACCGGGGAGGATGTCGATGACGCCGCCGTCGAGGCGACGACGCGGATCAATATCGACTATGCGGGCGAGGCTAGAAACTATCCGTGGCGGTACATTATTAAAGGAAGCAGGTTTGTTTCCAAACCTTAG
- a CDS encoding PAS domain S-box protein has product MKKLVHGALIVIIHSYDADSDCVVTRALDGNKSAVNYIKQNMGNMVGRSWKMKDKARSELVTGKLLKIPGKLHELSFGTIQKELYSSIEQALDVGDIFVLGFAWEGRLFGNAVVIMKEGLELPDPGAIEIFINLASLALQRKLVVDELQRSKAELERSVERRTCELAETNRALRYQIDGRAKTVEALEKSNQKYQLLMDHAPVGIYEIDLATNRFISMNGAMCRYLGYSEQELLSMSAFDILTEESKKHFAERVRKMMSGEPVSENSEYEVVCKDGRKYWAAIKAAIEFRDGKPVKAYIVAADITERKKMEQDLRLSEERFRKVFDASPNPILITVLESGRIIDVNQAFLDKTGYTREEVISRTPVGLGFIDQSQREALIQTVTKTGSASGVELRIGSKRGKPRDTLYSGVVVEINGDQCLLSVVVDITERKRMEEELRNSHERINNILESISDGFYAFDDRWCFTYINKKSEELLPGGKSREELLGRNIWETYPEVVGSKHHRKLQKVMSEKVESHFETRSVYTGQWFEVHAYPAKDGISVFHRNISKRKKLEDELKQKNDQITHILDSITDALYVLDTRWRFVYLNDKGEELLPPGKTSRDVVGRNVWHLFPEMVGTDYYHELWKAVLEKTPVRFETTHGYSKKWYEVFAYPYAKGISVLVRNISERKSIEEQLRLSRDRFHTIFNACPVPMVLTSQDSYRIVDVNEAFLAYGYTREELVGHPGGQVFGIDEATLRELRRTIKKHGCISGVELTVRDKRGEARQVLYNAVTIDVNGGKCILGAIVDVTERKKQEQEMLRLERLNLAGQLAAVLAHEIRNPIASVKGLLELAGLREEGECSWYRSYAGTITKELDRANLMIKEFLNLAKEKPIIQTVQNLNAVVESVLPLIKADANAGENGLKTDLQPVPDLLLDEQEIRQVILNLTRNGFQAMQPGGCMTVQTFVEGDKVVLAVTDQGSGVKAEFVERLGEPFFSTKEYGTGLGLSVCHRIAQRHNALVSFETGPGGTTFYVKFKIPYNGRTLNTVS; this is encoded by the coding sequence TTGAAGAAGCTGGTCCACGGCGCCCTTATCGTGATTATCCACTCCTACGACGCGGATTCGGACTGCGTGGTTACCCGTGCTTTGGACGGGAACAAATCAGCCGTAAATTACATCAAGCAAAACATGGGAAACATGGTCGGCCGGTCTTGGAAAATGAAAGATAAGGCCAGGAGTGAGCTTGTCACCGGGAAACTCTTAAAGATCCCCGGCAAACTACACGAGCTTTCCTTTGGTACAATTCAGAAAGAACTTTACTCTTCGATCGAGCAGGCGTTGGACGTCGGCGACATCTTCGTCTTAGGGTTTGCGTGGGAAGGGCGTCTGTTCGGCAACGCGGTCGTCATCATGAAAGAAGGTCTGGAGCTGCCGGACCCGGGCGCCATCGAGATATTCATTAACCTGGCTTCTCTGGCGCTGCAGCGTAAGCTCGTCGTGGACGAGCTGCAGCGGTCGAAAGCCGAACTGGAAAGATCGGTCGAACGGCGGACTTGCGAACTTGCTGAAACCAACAGGGCGCTGCGGTACCAGATCGATGGGCGCGCGAAGACGGTCGAGGCGCTCGAGAAAAGCAACCAGAAGTACCAATTGCTTATGGATCATGCGCCTGTCGGAATCTACGAAATCGACCTGGCCACAAACAGGTTCATCAGCATGAACGGCGCGATGTGCAGGTATCTTGGATACTCCGAACAAGAACTCTTGTCGATGAGCGCTTTTGACATCTTGACGGAGGAGAGCAAAAAACATTTCGCGGAACGCGTCCGGAAAATGATGTCCGGTGAACCGGTTTCCGAGAATTCGGAATATGAGGTCGTATGCAAGGACGGCCGGAAATACTGGGCGGCGATCAAGGCGGCGATTGAATTCCGCGACGGTAAACCGGTCAAGGCATACATCGTGGCAGCGGACATCACCGAGCGCAAAAAAATGGAACAGGATTTGCGATTATCGGAAGAACGTTTCCGCAAGGTGTTTGATGCCAGCCCCAATCCGATTCTCATCACCGTTCTTGAAAGCGGGAGGATCATTGACGTAAATCAGGCCTTCCTGGATAAGACCGGCTATACCCGCGAAGAGGTCATAAGCCGCACTCCCGTCGGCCTCGGCTTCATAGATCAAAGCCAACGCGAGGCTCTAATTCAGACGGTCACCAAGACGGGTTCCGCGAGCGGAGTTGAACTCAGGATTGGCAGCAAGCGCGGCAAGCCGCGCGATACCTTGTATTCCGGAGTTGTTGTTGAAATCAACGGGGATCAGTGTCTGCTGAGCGTGGTGGTCGACATTACCGAGCGCAAGCGGATGGAAGAGGAACTAAGGAATTCCCACGAAAGAATCAACAACATACTGGAAAGCATCAGCGACGGGTTTTACGCCTTTGACGACCGGTGGTGTTTTACATACATAAATAAAAAGTCCGAAGAATTGCTGCCGGGCGGTAAGTCCAGGGAAGAATTATTGGGCCGCAACATTTGGGAAACATACCCCGAAGTTGTCGGTTCCAAACATCACCGTAAGCTTCAAAAAGTAATGTCCGAAAAGGTTGAATCGCACTTTGAAACGCGCTCCGTTTACACTGGGCAATGGTTTGAGGTTCACGCCTACCCCGCCAAAGACGGAATTTCGGTCTTTCACCGTAATATCTCAAAACGCAAAAAACTCGAGGACGAACTAAAACAAAAGAACGACCAGATAACCCATATCCTCGATAGCATCACCGACGCCCTGTACGTGCTGGACACCCGGTGGCGTTTCGTCTACCTGAACGATAAAGGAGAGGAACTGCTGCCGCCGGGCAAAACCAGCCGAGACGTTGTAGGCCGGAATGTGTGGCATCTGTTCCCCGAAATGGTCGGCACCGATTACTACCACGAACTCTGGAAGGCGGTCTTGGAGAAAACCCCGGTGCGTTTCGAAACAACGCACGGATACTCGAAAAAGTGGTATGAGGTCTTCGCTTACCCCTACGCAAAAGGCATATCCGTCCTCGTCCGGAACATTTCTGAACGTAAATCTATAGAAGAACAACTCCGTCTTTCCCGGGATCGTTTCCACACCATTTTCAACGCCTGTCCCGTTCCGATGGTGCTTACATCCCAGGACAGCTACCGCATTGTCGACGTCAACGAGGCCTTCCTCGCCTACGGCTACACCCGCGAAGAGCTTGTCGGACACCCGGGTGGACAGGTCTTCGGAATTGATGAAGCCACGCTCAGAGAGCTGAGGCGGACCATAAAAAAACACGGTTGCATCAGCGGAGTGGAGCTGACCGTGCGGGACAAGCGCGGCGAAGCGCGGCAGGTGCTGTACAACGCGGTCACGATAGACGTCAACGGCGGAAAATGCATCCTGGGCGCTATTGTTGACGTTACCGAAAGAAAGAAACAGGAGCAGGAGATGCTGCGGCTGGAACGCCTCAACCTGGCGGGACAGTTGGCCGCGGTGCTGGCCCACGAAATAAGGAATCCCATCGCCAGCGTAAAGGGTCTTTTGGAACTGGCCGGTTTAAGGGAGGAGGGAGAGTGTTCCTGGTACAGGAGCTACGCGGGCACCATAACCAAAGAGCTTGACCGCGCGAACTTGATGATTAAGGAGTTTCTGAACCTGGCTAAAGAAAAACCGATCATCCAGACCGTGCAGAACCTCAACGCGGTGGTGGAATCGGTGCTTCCGCTGATCAAGGCCGACGCCAATGCCGGTGAAAACGGGCTCAAAACAGACCTTCAGCCCGTCCCGGACCTGCTTCTCGACGAACAGGAAATCCGCCAGGTAATCCTGAATCTGACCCGCAACGGGTTTCAGGCCATGCAGCCGGGCGGCTGCATGACGGTACAAACCTTCGTTGAGGGTGACAAAGTGGTACTGGCGGTGACCGATCAGGGCAGCGGCGTAAAGGCAGAATTCGTCGAAAGGCTCGGCGAACCGTTTTTCTCGACCAAGGAGTACGGCACCGGCCTTGGATTGTCCGTATGTCACCGGATAGCCCAGCGGCATAACGCACTGGTGTCGTTCGAAACCGGTCCCGGCGGGACCACCTTCTACGTCAAATTTAAAATCCCCTACAACGGCCGTACTCTGAATACCGTTTCCTGA
- a CDS encoding 50S ribosomal protein L25: MSNQLEQLELVAEERTISGKHVKRLRQQGLVPAIMYGHNQPSVALQVNGAALQKLLRCGSNSIFLLKVANKPAVQAFIKKVQRNPVGGETIHVDFYQVTATEKLKTLVHLHFVNEAALGTLGGVTVLRSLSEVMVECLPADLPANIQVDLSGLTEAGAVIRVGNLQVGPAVTILADPNDMVAGLHQQARAEKAEEVDGNVPATESAP, from the coding sequence ATGAGTAATCAATTGGAACAATTGGAACTGGTGGCAGAAGAAAGAACCATATCTGGGAAGCATGTTAAACGGCTCCGTCAACAGGGGCTCGTTCCGGCCATTATGTACGGCCATAATCAGCCGTCGGTGGCGCTTCAGGTGAACGGCGCGGCGTTGCAGAAGCTGTTGCGCTGCGGCTCGAACAGCATTTTTTTGTTGAAGGTGGCAAACAAGCCCGCAGTCCAAGCCTTCATCAAGAAGGTGCAGCGCAACCCCGTCGGCGGGGAAACCATCCATGTGGATTTCTACCAGGTAACGGCAACTGAGAAGCTAAAGACCCTTGTTCATCTCCATTTCGTCAATGAAGCCGCGCTGGGCACCCTAGGCGGCGTGACAGTGCTGCGGTCGCTGAGCGAAGTGATGGTCGAATGTTTGCCGGCCGACCTCCCGGCCAACATTCAGGTGGATCTCTCTGGATTGACGGAGGCGGGAGCCGTAATTCGGGTAGGGAATCTGCAGGTGGGTCCGGCGGTGACTATCTTAGCCGACCCTAACGATATGGTTGCAGGCTTGCATCAGCAGGCTCGGGCCGAAAAGGCGGAGGAAGTCGACGGGAATGTCCCAGCCACCGAATCCGCACCTTAG
- a CDS encoding AsnC family transcriptional regulator: MASWSFLTNHGLALTYIGRYPDSTGLAIAQAVGITERAARKIVADLLTEHYIQREKVGRRNRYRLNTSLPLKHPVERTVTVGELLGLLQRNHDRAGCDCGGEDPPIAQDEDMAEGAAGPVPRP; the protein is encoded by the coding sequence GTGGCCTCATGGAGCTTTCTGACAAACCACGGGTTGGCGCTCACCTACATCGGTCGCTATCCGGACAGCACCGGCCTGGCGATAGCTCAGGCGGTGGGGATCACTGAGCGCGCAGCACGTAAGATCGTGGCGGACCTCCTAACCGAACACTATATCCAGCGGGAGAAAGTCGGCCGGCGCAACCGATACCGGCTGAACACCTCCCTACCCCTAAAGCACCCGGTCGAACGCACGGTCACCGTTGGAGAACTGCTCGGATTACTGCAGCGCAATCACGACCGCGCAGGGTGTGACTGCGGTGGAGAGGATCCCCCCATCGCGCAGGATGAAGATATGGCCGAGGGAGCGGCGGGCCCGGTGCCGAGGCCCTGA